The Eurosta solidaginis isolate ZX-2024a chromosome 4, ASM4086904v1, whole genome shotgun sequence genome includes a window with the following:
- the mRpL38 gene encoding large ribosomal subunit protein mL38, giving the protein MAFTNLLVKNNLYNINGISNPLLICVRLGHVMRGKRPGIARSLEQRLQEENVKDPEMCARVNIGFPQLKSSRSEQLKQRLAHLKAQRSNEHIEKLARSNKLVIDLDKVQRDYRLTTGQFDLRVIADHYGIFDDLFGLAYFVPRTELNIQYQFDDDTFSIVYNGNVIKPAEAANAPEVSFNGTIDPITGKKSIEDCYWTLIATNPDAHFTDSSAEYVHWFISNIPNGDVKQGEVLIDYLPPFPPKGLGFQRFVFVLYKQNRKLDFSKYKLAASEQNNLEKRTFKTLDFYRAQQDHITPAGLAFFQTDWDESITKFYHNVLNMKEPIFEYDFPKPYVADQKFFPLKQAFNLYLDRYRDIKQINKEFLERKLAKTHPFEGPEKPLRFPNAHPIKNVPSWLRTEMRKSRLGRGRINDYK; this is encoded by the exons AACAATTTATACAACATTAATGGCATAAGCAATCCTTTATTAATATGTGTACGTTTGGGACACGTTATGCGTGGCAAACGCCCAGGAATCGCAAGGTCATTGGAACAACGATTGCAAG AAGAAAATGTGAAAGATCCTGAAATGTGTGCACGTGTTAATATTGGTTTCCCACAACTGAAATCTTCCCGTTCAGAACAATTAAAGCAACGTTTGGCACACTTGAAGGCTCAGCGTTCTAATGAGCACATTGAGAAGCTGGCGCGTTCAAATAAAT TGGTTATTGATTTGGATAAAGTGCAGCGAGATTATCGGCTTACAACTGGTCAATTCGATTTGCGCGTAATTGCTGATCATTATGGGATTTTCGATGATTTATTTGGCTTGGCATATTTTGTGCCGCGAACAGAACTGAATATACAG TACCAATTTGATGACGATACATTCAGCATAGTTTATAATGGCAATGTAATAAAACCTGCAGAAGCTGCCAATGCTCCCGAAGTAAGCTTTAATGGAACGATCGATCCAATTACTGGCAAG AAATCGATAGAAGATTGCTACTGGACACTTATAGCTACAAATCCTGATGCACATTTTACTGATAGTTCAGCCGAATATGTACACTGGTTTAT CTCAAATATACCGAATGGCGATGTTAAGCAAGGCGAAGTGCTGATTGACTACTTGCCACCATTTCCACCTAAAGGTCTTGGTTTTCAACGCTTTGTATTTGTACTCTAcaaacaaaatagaaaactagattTTAGCAAATACAAACTGGCTGCTAGCGAacaaaacaatttggaaaaacgtACATTCAAAACACTCGATTTTTATCGTGCGCAACAAGATCATATAACGCCAGCAGGTCTTGCATTTTTCCAAACCGATTGGGATGAATCAATAACAAAATTCTATCACAATGTGCTAA ATATGAAAGAACCAATATTCGAATACGATTTTCCCAAACCGTATGTGGCAGATCAAAAATTTTTCCCCTTAAAACAGGCATTTAATTTGTATCTCGATCGTTACCGTgatataaagcaaattaataaagAATTTTTGGAACGTAAATTAGCGAAAACTCATCCATTTGAAGGTCCTGAAAAACCACTGCGTTTTCCCAATGCGCATCCAATAAAGAATGTACCTTCGTGGTTAAGGACAGAAATGCGTAAAAGTCGTTTGGGTAGGGGGCGCATAAACGattataaatga